A portion of the Magnolia sinica isolate HGM2019 chromosome 17, MsV1, whole genome shotgun sequence genome contains these proteins:
- the LOC131231725 gene encoding uncharacterized protein LOC131231725, which yields MVVALKPGKFYGSSLPRPRFFTDVKLNGERVDPLLPVLHPFLSWANEAHWSMGGLNFKHPRLLGKIEGRIQKLRHYTIDFLPQNKKVINSTATTPASSSSSVLEQVPDGLPRKRARKLSDEFDKVASSPQAEDARKRRVFVANAKISSSKKASTSLGEHMNTIDVGKRGR from the coding sequence ATGGTAGTTGCATTGAAACCAGGCAAGTTCTATGGAAGCAGCCTGCCCAGGCCTCGCTTCTTCACTGACGTTAAACTCAATGGAGAGAGGGTCGATCCCCTGTTGCCTGTCCTCCATCCCTTCCTTTCTTGGGCTAATGAGGCTCACTGGTCCATGGGCGGCCTCAACTTCAAGCACCCTCGTCTCCTTGGTAAGATCGAGGGCCGCATCCAAAAGCTCCGCCACTATACCATTGATTTTTTACCCCAAAACAAGAAGGTTATCAACTCAACAGCAACAACGcctgcctcctcctcgtcctctgTCCTTGAGCAAGTGCCTGATGGCCTTCCCCGTAAGAGAGCTAGAAAGCTTAGTGATGAGTTTGATAAGGTTGCTTCTTCCCCCCAAGCGGAGGATGCTCGAAAGCGTAGGGTATTTGTTGCAAATGCTAAAATCTCATCTTCAAAGAAAGCTTCAACTTCTTTGGGTGAACACATGAACACCATAGAtgtagggaagcgcggaaggtga